A part of Gambusia affinis linkage group LG19, SWU_Gaff_1.0, whole genome shotgun sequence genomic DNA contains:
- the LOC122821594 gene encoding adhesion G protein-coupled receptor E5 isoform X2, translated as MRATWTVLTLALVLPLLTVQTETSCEMGYSRVDQNCVDVNECAEAPEICGENATCFNTDGSYYCQCQEGFRSKTVNFTNEDSVKCTDINECLEIKDICGPNANCQNTNSNYTCSCQNGFASSTGVEIFHGRDNVTCRDVNECADDPEICGENTNCFNTDGSYYCQCQEGFSSKAVNFTAEDSAECKNTDKCKDEKVCGLNASCINTQGIYYCICNAGYALKSGKSSFSGQEEQCEDICKIDDTICGNGSCLHEASGHYCACSAGFTNYGNKKGRCTELHCGFFKDMNNLTEKFDMVQNDTKKLSESCLKLSGSEDAKELNGDDLLTLLLSVIDQLLSAGSVKGNRKISTFLDVVEQVLRFIGPLIKTPVTKRSTNHTELELLVHTGSVIPQELKTLSSKHGKVDIKMKEAAGNLSSYPGFTTVSLLSYSNLEESAKGFYSGMKKNESQSFKINSKVVTVIVSNTDTKHLNESVNITLYHLESNQTLHTCVFWDSSKDGGGWSDRGCSLAESNPNYTVCSCNHLSSFAVLLALYEIESTFELLLISWIGLSLSLICLFFCILTFSMIQSIKSPRTTIHLHLCISLFIATLIFLAGISQTQNKVGCAVVAGMLHFFYLAAFCWMCLEGVQLFRMVVLVFNTNFKTSYMMAGGYGVPAAIVAVTALINRDGYGTKKYCWLNLDLIWSVYGPVCVIITVNIFFFLITVWKLAQKFSSLNPDLDSLHKIKAFTITAVAQLCVLGITWISGCFQLNKNTIAMSYLFTLFGSLQGVMLFVMHCLFSKQVREEYENILSQLRAPRKREYSEFNYSSKANASRSTQDTGESHI; from the exons ATGAGAGCCACGTGGACTGTTCTGACACTGG ctttGGTCCTTCCTCTTCTCACTGTCCAAACAGAAACATCCTGCGAAATGGGGTACAGCAGGGTTGACCAAAACTGTGTTG ATGTCAATGAATGTGCAGAGGCCCCTGAAATATGTGGAGAAAATGCAACCTGTTTCAACACAGATGGCAGCTACTACTGCCAGTGTCAGGAGGGTTTCAGGtcaaaaactgtaaattttacTAATGAAGACTCTGTCAAATGTACAG ATATCAATGAATGTTTGGAAATCAAAGATATCTGTGGACCCAATGCCAATTGTCAAAACACAAATTCCAACTACACCTGCAGCTGTCAAAATGGATTTGCCTCTTCTACTGGAGTGGAAATATTTCATGGCCGAGACAACGTCACATGCAGAG ATGTCAATGAATGTGCAGACGACCCTGAAATATGTGGCGAAAATACAAACTGTTTCAACACAGATGGCAGCTACTACTGCCAGTGTCAGGAGGGTTTCAGCTCAAAAGCTGTAAATTTTACTGCTGAAGACTCTGCCGAATGTAAAA ACACAGATAAATGTAAAGATGAAAAGGTTTGTGGTCTGAATGCATCATGTATAAACACACAAGGAATTTATTACTGCATCTGCAATGCTGGCTATGCACTGAAATCTGGAAAATCTAGCTTTTCTGGGCAGGAGGAGCAATGTGAAG ACATATGTAAGATTGATGACACAATTTGTGGAAATGGATCCTGCCTCCATGAAGCCAGTGGCCATTACTGTGCATGCTCTGCAGGCTTTACTAACTACGGCAACAAAAAGGGTCGTTGTACTG agcTTCACTGTGGTTTTTTCAAGGATATGAACAATCTTACGGAG AAATTTGACATGGTTCAAAATGATACGAAGAAACTGAGTGAAAGTTGTCTGAAGCTCTCAGGAAGTGAAGATGCAAAGGAGCTCAATGGAGACGACTTACTAACG CTTCTGCTCTCTGTGATCGACCAGCTCCTGTCTGCTGGATCTGTCAAAGGCAACAGGAAAATCTCCACATTTTTAGACGTGGTGGAACAAGTTTTAAGGTTCATTGGACCTTTAATTAAAACACCAGTAACTAAAAGATCCACCAATCACACAG AACTGGAGCTGCTGGTACATACTGGGTCGGTTATACCTCAAGAATTAAAGACTTTGTCGTCTAAACATGGTAAAGTGGATATCAAGATGAAAGAAGCTGCAGGAAATCTCTCATCTTATCCgg GATTTACAACAGTTTCGCTGCTGAGCTATTCAAACCTGGAAGAATCTGCAAAAGGTTTCTATAGTGGGATGAAAAAGAATGAGAGCCAGAGCTTTAAGATAAACTCCAAAGTGGTGACTGTCATTGTTAGCAATACAGACACAAAACACCTGAACGAATCAGTCAATATAACTTTATATCACCTTGAA TCAAATCAAACTCTCCACACCTGTGTGTTTTGGGATTCCTCTAAGGATGGAGGGGGGTGGTCTGATCGCGGCTGCAGTTTGGCGGAGTCCAACCCAAATTACACTGTGTGTTCCTGTAACCACCTGAGCAGCTTCGCTGTGCTCTTGGCCCTCTATGAGATAGag AGCACTTTTGAGTTGCTGCTGATCTCCTGGATAGGCCTGTCCCTTTCATTAATTTGCCTGTTCTTCTGCATCCTGACCTTCTCAATGATTCAGTCTATCAAAAGCCCAAGAACAACCATCCACCTTCACCTCTGCATCAGCCTTTTTATTGCAACTCTTATCTTTCTCGCTGGCATCTCTCAGACACAGAACAAG GTTGGCTGTGCAGTAGTTGCAGGGATGCTGCACTTCTTCTACCTGGCCGCATTCTGCTGGATGTGTCTGGAGGGAGTCCAGCTCTTCAGGATGGTGGTCCTGGTCTTCAACACCAACTTTAAAACCAGCTACATGATGGCAGGGGGCTACGGAGTTCCTGCTGCAATTGTTGCTGTCACTGCATTGATCAATAGAGATGGATACGGCACTAAGAAATA TTGCTGGCTAAACTTGGATTTGATTTGGAGTGTCTATGGCCCTGTCTGTGTCATCATTACT gtaaacattttcttcttccttatCACTGTGTGGAAGTTGGCCCAGAAGTTTTCAAGTTTAAACCCTGACCTGGATAGCTTGCATAAAATCAA GGCGTTCACCATTACTGCAGTGGCTCAGCTCTGTGTACTCGGCATCACGTGGATCTCTGGGTGTTTCCAGTTAAACAAGAATACAATAGCAATGTCTTATCTCTTCACCCTTTTTGGCAGCCTTCAAGGTGTTATGCTCTTTGTCATGCACTGTCTATTTTCCAAACAG GTGAGGGAAGAGTATGAAAACATTCTTTCTCAACTACGTGCACCTCGGAAGAGAGAATACTCTGAGTTCAACTACTCAAGCAAAGCTAAT GCGTCCAGAAGTACCCAGGACACGGGAGAGTCTCACATTTAA
- the LOC122821594 gene encoding adhesion G protein-coupled receptor E1 isoform X1: MRATWTVLTLALVLPLLTVQTETSCEMGYSRVDQNCVDVNECAEAPEICGENATCFNTDGSYYCQCQEGFRSKTVNFTNEDSVKCTDINECWENDICGPNATCQNIISNYTCSCQNGFASSTGVEIFHGRDNVTCRDINECLEIKDICGPNANCQNTNSNYTCSCQNGFASSTGVEIFHGRDNVTCRDVNECADDPEICGENTNCFNTDGSYYCQCQEGFSSKAVNFTAEDSAECKNTDKCKDEKVCGLNASCINTQGIYYCICNAGYALKSGKSSFSGQEEQCEDICKIDDTICGNGSCLHEASGHYCACSAGFTNYGNKKGRCTELHCGFFKDMNNLTEKFDMVQNDTKKLSESCLKLSGSEDAKELNGDDLLTLLLSVIDQLLSAGSVKGNRKISTFLDVVEQVLRFIGPLIKTPVTKRSTNHTELELLVHTGSVIPQELKTLSSKHGKVDIKMKEAAGNLSSYPGFTTVSLLSYSNLEESAKGFYSGMKKNESQSFKINSKVVTVIVSNTDTKHLNESVNITLYHLESNQTLHTCVFWDSSKDGGGWSDRGCSLAESNPNYTVCSCNHLSSFAVLLALYEIESTFELLLISWIGLSLSLICLFFCILTFSMIQSIKSPRTTIHLHLCISLFIATLIFLAGISQTQNKVGCAVVAGMLHFFYLAAFCWMCLEGVQLFRMVVLVFNTNFKTSYMMAGGYGVPAAIVAVTALINRDGYGTKKYCWLNLDLIWSVYGPVCVIITVNIFFFLITVWKLAQKFSSLNPDLDSLHKIKAFTITAVAQLCVLGITWISGCFQLNKNTIAMSYLFTLFGSLQGVMLFVMHCLFSKQVREEYENILSQLRAPRKREYSEFNYSSKANASRSTQDTGESHI, encoded by the exons ATGAGAGCCACGTGGACTGTTCTGACACTGG ctttGGTCCTTCCTCTTCTCACTGTCCAAACAGAAACATCCTGCGAAATGGGGTACAGCAGGGTTGACCAAAACTGTGTTG ATGTCAATGAATGTGCAGAGGCCCCTGAAATATGTGGAGAAAATGCAACCTGTTTCAACACAGATGGCAGCTACTACTGCCAGTGTCAGGAGGGTTTCAGGtcaaaaactgtaaattttacTAATGAAGACTCTGTCAAATGTACAG ATATCAATGAATGTTGGGAAAACGATATCTGTGGACCCAATGCCACTTGTCAAAACATCATTTCCAACTACACCTGCAGCTGTCAAAATGGATTTGCCTCTTCTACTGGAGTGGAAATATTTCATGGCCGAGACAACGTCACATGCAGAG ATATCAATGAATGTTTGGAAATCAAAGATATCTGTGGACCCAATGCCAATTGTCAAAACACAAATTCCAACTACACCTGCAGCTGTCAAAATGGATTTGCCTCTTCTACTGGAGTGGAAATATTTCATGGCCGAGACAACGTCACATGCAGAG ATGTCAATGAATGTGCAGACGACCCTGAAATATGTGGCGAAAATACAAACTGTTTCAACACAGATGGCAGCTACTACTGCCAGTGTCAGGAGGGTTTCAGCTCAAAAGCTGTAAATTTTACTGCTGAAGACTCTGCCGAATGTAAAA ACACAGATAAATGTAAAGATGAAAAGGTTTGTGGTCTGAATGCATCATGTATAAACACACAAGGAATTTATTACTGCATCTGCAATGCTGGCTATGCACTGAAATCTGGAAAATCTAGCTTTTCTGGGCAGGAGGAGCAATGTGAAG ACATATGTAAGATTGATGACACAATTTGTGGAAATGGATCCTGCCTCCATGAAGCCAGTGGCCATTACTGTGCATGCTCTGCAGGCTTTACTAACTACGGCAACAAAAAGGGTCGTTGTACTG agcTTCACTGTGGTTTTTTCAAGGATATGAACAATCTTACGGAG AAATTTGACATGGTTCAAAATGATACGAAGAAACTGAGTGAAAGTTGTCTGAAGCTCTCAGGAAGTGAAGATGCAAAGGAGCTCAATGGAGACGACTTACTAACG CTTCTGCTCTCTGTGATCGACCAGCTCCTGTCTGCTGGATCTGTCAAAGGCAACAGGAAAATCTCCACATTTTTAGACGTGGTGGAACAAGTTTTAAGGTTCATTGGACCTTTAATTAAAACACCAGTAACTAAAAGATCCACCAATCACACAG AACTGGAGCTGCTGGTACATACTGGGTCGGTTATACCTCAAGAATTAAAGACTTTGTCGTCTAAACATGGTAAAGTGGATATCAAGATGAAAGAAGCTGCAGGAAATCTCTCATCTTATCCgg GATTTACAACAGTTTCGCTGCTGAGCTATTCAAACCTGGAAGAATCTGCAAAAGGTTTCTATAGTGGGATGAAAAAGAATGAGAGCCAGAGCTTTAAGATAAACTCCAAAGTGGTGACTGTCATTGTTAGCAATACAGACACAAAACACCTGAACGAATCAGTCAATATAACTTTATATCACCTTGAA TCAAATCAAACTCTCCACACCTGTGTGTTTTGGGATTCCTCTAAGGATGGAGGGGGGTGGTCTGATCGCGGCTGCAGTTTGGCGGAGTCCAACCCAAATTACACTGTGTGTTCCTGTAACCACCTGAGCAGCTTCGCTGTGCTCTTGGCCCTCTATGAGATAGag AGCACTTTTGAGTTGCTGCTGATCTCCTGGATAGGCCTGTCCCTTTCATTAATTTGCCTGTTCTTCTGCATCCTGACCTTCTCAATGATTCAGTCTATCAAAAGCCCAAGAACAACCATCCACCTTCACCTCTGCATCAGCCTTTTTATTGCAACTCTTATCTTTCTCGCTGGCATCTCTCAGACACAGAACAAG GTTGGCTGTGCAGTAGTTGCAGGGATGCTGCACTTCTTCTACCTGGCCGCATTCTGCTGGATGTGTCTGGAGGGAGTCCAGCTCTTCAGGATGGTGGTCCTGGTCTTCAACACCAACTTTAAAACCAGCTACATGATGGCAGGGGGCTACGGAGTTCCTGCTGCAATTGTTGCTGTCACTGCATTGATCAATAGAGATGGATACGGCACTAAGAAATA TTGCTGGCTAAACTTGGATTTGATTTGGAGTGTCTATGGCCCTGTCTGTGTCATCATTACT gtaaacattttcttcttccttatCACTGTGTGGAAGTTGGCCCAGAAGTTTTCAAGTTTAAACCCTGACCTGGATAGCTTGCATAAAATCAA GGCGTTCACCATTACTGCAGTGGCTCAGCTCTGTGTACTCGGCATCACGTGGATCTCTGGGTGTTTCCAGTTAAACAAGAATACAATAGCAATGTCTTATCTCTTCACCCTTTTTGGCAGCCTTCAAGGTGTTATGCTCTTTGTCATGCACTGTCTATTTTCCAAACAG GTGAGGGAAGAGTATGAAAACATTCTTTCTCAACTACGTGCACCTCGGAAGAGAGAATACTCTGAGTTCAACTACTCAAGCAAAGCTAAT GCGTCCAGAAGTACCCAGGACACGGGAGAGTCTCACATTTAA
- the LOC122821594 gene encoding adhesion G protein-coupled receptor E1 isoform X4: MRATWTVLTLALVLPLLTVQTETSCEMGYSRVDQNCVDVNECAEAPEICGENATCFNTDGSYYCQCQEGFRSKTVNFTNEDSVKCTDINECWENDICGPNATCQNIISNYTCSCQNGFASSTGVEIFHGRDNVTCRDICKIDDTICGNGSCLHEASGHYCACSAGFTNYGNKKGRCTELHCGFFKDMNNLTEKFDMVQNDTKKLSESCLKLSGSEDAKELNGDDLLTLLLSVIDQLLSAGSVKGNRKISTFLDVVEQVLRFIGPLIKTPVTKRSTNHTELELLVHTGSVIPQELKTLSSKHGKVDIKMKEAAGNLSSYPGFTTVSLLSYSNLEESAKGFYSGMKKNESQSFKINSKVVTVIVSNTDTKHLNESVNITLYHLESNQTLHTCVFWDSSKDGGGWSDRGCSLAESNPNYTVCSCNHLSSFAVLLALYEIESTFELLLISWIGLSLSLICLFFCILTFSMIQSIKSPRTTIHLHLCISLFIATLIFLAGISQTQNKVGCAVVAGMLHFFYLAAFCWMCLEGVQLFRMVVLVFNTNFKTSYMMAGGYGVPAAIVAVTALINRDGYGTKKYCWLNLDLIWSVYGPVCVIITVNIFFFLITVWKLAQKFSSLNPDLDSLHKIKAFTITAVAQLCVLGITWISGCFQLNKNTIAMSYLFTLFGSLQGVMLFVMHCLFSKQVREEYENILSQLRAPRKREYSEFNYSSKANASRSTQDTGESHI; the protein is encoded by the exons ATGAGAGCCACGTGGACTGTTCTGACACTGG ctttGGTCCTTCCTCTTCTCACTGTCCAAACAGAAACATCCTGCGAAATGGGGTACAGCAGGGTTGACCAAAACTGTGTTG ATGTCAATGAATGTGCAGAGGCCCCTGAAATATGTGGAGAAAATGCAACCTGTTTCAACACAGATGGCAGCTACTACTGCCAGTGTCAGGAGGGTTTCAGGtcaaaaactgtaaattttacTAATGAAGACTCTGTCAAATGTACAG ATATCAATGAATGTTGGGAAAACGATATCTGTGGACCCAATGCCACTTGTCAAAACATCATTTCCAACTACACCTGCAGCTGTCAAAATGGATTTGCCTCTTCTACTGGAGTGGAAATATTTCATGGCCGAGACAACGTCACATGCAGAG ACATATGTAAGATTGATGACACAATTTGTGGAAATGGATCCTGCCTCCATGAAGCCAGTGGCCATTACTGTGCATGCTCTGCAGGCTTTACTAACTACGGCAACAAAAAGGGTCGTTGTACTG agcTTCACTGTGGTTTTTTCAAGGATATGAACAATCTTACGGAG AAATTTGACATGGTTCAAAATGATACGAAGAAACTGAGTGAAAGTTGTCTGAAGCTCTCAGGAAGTGAAGATGCAAAGGAGCTCAATGGAGACGACTTACTAACG CTTCTGCTCTCTGTGATCGACCAGCTCCTGTCTGCTGGATCTGTCAAAGGCAACAGGAAAATCTCCACATTTTTAGACGTGGTGGAACAAGTTTTAAGGTTCATTGGACCTTTAATTAAAACACCAGTAACTAAAAGATCCACCAATCACACAG AACTGGAGCTGCTGGTACATACTGGGTCGGTTATACCTCAAGAATTAAAGACTTTGTCGTCTAAACATGGTAAAGTGGATATCAAGATGAAAGAAGCTGCAGGAAATCTCTCATCTTATCCgg GATTTACAACAGTTTCGCTGCTGAGCTATTCAAACCTGGAAGAATCTGCAAAAGGTTTCTATAGTGGGATGAAAAAGAATGAGAGCCAGAGCTTTAAGATAAACTCCAAAGTGGTGACTGTCATTGTTAGCAATACAGACACAAAACACCTGAACGAATCAGTCAATATAACTTTATATCACCTTGAA TCAAATCAAACTCTCCACACCTGTGTGTTTTGGGATTCCTCTAAGGATGGAGGGGGGTGGTCTGATCGCGGCTGCAGTTTGGCGGAGTCCAACCCAAATTACACTGTGTGTTCCTGTAACCACCTGAGCAGCTTCGCTGTGCTCTTGGCCCTCTATGAGATAGag AGCACTTTTGAGTTGCTGCTGATCTCCTGGATAGGCCTGTCCCTTTCATTAATTTGCCTGTTCTTCTGCATCCTGACCTTCTCAATGATTCAGTCTATCAAAAGCCCAAGAACAACCATCCACCTTCACCTCTGCATCAGCCTTTTTATTGCAACTCTTATCTTTCTCGCTGGCATCTCTCAGACACAGAACAAG GTTGGCTGTGCAGTAGTTGCAGGGATGCTGCACTTCTTCTACCTGGCCGCATTCTGCTGGATGTGTCTGGAGGGAGTCCAGCTCTTCAGGATGGTGGTCCTGGTCTTCAACACCAACTTTAAAACCAGCTACATGATGGCAGGGGGCTACGGAGTTCCTGCTGCAATTGTTGCTGTCACTGCATTGATCAATAGAGATGGATACGGCACTAAGAAATA TTGCTGGCTAAACTTGGATTTGATTTGGAGTGTCTATGGCCCTGTCTGTGTCATCATTACT gtaaacattttcttcttccttatCACTGTGTGGAAGTTGGCCCAGAAGTTTTCAAGTTTAAACCCTGACCTGGATAGCTTGCATAAAATCAA GGCGTTCACCATTACTGCAGTGGCTCAGCTCTGTGTACTCGGCATCACGTGGATCTCTGGGTGTTTCCAGTTAAACAAGAATACAATAGCAATGTCTTATCTCTTCACCCTTTTTGGCAGCCTTCAAGGTGTTATGCTCTTTGTCATGCACTGTCTATTTTCCAAACAG GTGAGGGAAGAGTATGAAAACATTCTTTCTCAACTACGTGCACCTCGGAAGAGAGAATACTCTGAGTTCAACTACTCAAGCAAAGCTAAT GCGTCCAGAAGTACCCAGGACACGGGAGAGTCTCACATTTAA
- the LOC122821594 gene encoding adhesion G protein-coupled receptor E5 isoform X3, giving the protein MRATWTVLTLALVLPLLTVQTETSCEMGYSRVDQNCVDVNECAEAPEICGENATCFNTDGSYYCQCQEGFRSKTVNFTNEDSVKCTDINECWENDICGPNATCQNIISNYTCSCQNGFASSTGVEIFHGRDNVTCRDINECLEIKDICGPNANCQNTNSNYTCSCQNGFASSTGVEIFHGRDNVTCRDICKIDDTICGNGSCLHEASGHYCACSAGFTNYGNKKGRCTELHCGFFKDMNNLTEKFDMVQNDTKKLSESCLKLSGSEDAKELNGDDLLTLLLSVIDQLLSAGSVKGNRKISTFLDVVEQVLRFIGPLIKTPVTKRSTNHTELELLVHTGSVIPQELKTLSSKHGKVDIKMKEAAGNLSSYPGFTTVSLLSYSNLEESAKGFYSGMKKNESQSFKINSKVVTVIVSNTDTKHLNESVNITLYHLESNQTLHTCVFWDSSKDGGGWSDRGCSLAESNPNYTVCSCNHLSSFAVLLALYEIESTFELLLISWIGLSLSLICLFFCILTFSMIQSIKSPRTTIHLHLCISLFIATLIFLAGISQTQNKVGCAVVAGMLHFFYLAAFCWMCLEGVQLFRMVVLVFNTNFKTSYMMAGGYGVPAAIVAVTALINRDGYGTKKYCWLNLDLIWSVYGPVCVIITVNIFFFLITVWKLAQKFSSLNPDLDSLHKIKAFTITAVAQLCVLGITWISGCFQLNKNTIAMSYLFTLFGSLQGVMLFVMHCLFSKQVREEYENILSQLRAPRKREYSEFNYSSKANASRSTQDTGESHI; this is encoded by the exons ATGAGAGCCACGTGGACTGTTCTGACACTGG ctttGGTCCTTCCTCTTCTCACTGTCCAAACAGAAACATCCTGCGAAATGGGGTACAGCAGGGTTGACCAAAACTGTGTTG ATGTCAATGAATGTGCAGAGGCCCCTGAAATATGTGGAGAAAATGCAACCTGTTTCAACACAGATGGCAGCTACTACTGCCAGTGTCAGGAGGGTTTCAGGtcaaaaactgtaaattttacTAATGAAGACTCTGTCAAATGTACAG ATATCAATGAATGTTGGGAAAACGATATCTGTGGACCCAATGCCACTTGTCAAAACATCATTTCCAACTACACCTGCAGCTGTCAAAATGGATTTGCCTCTTCTACTGGAGTGGAAATATTTCATGGCCGAGACAACGTCACATGCAGAG ATATCAATGAATGTTTGGAAATCAAAGATATCTGTGGACCCAATGCCAATTGTCAAAACACAAATTCCAACTACACCTGCAGCTGTCAAAATGGATTTGCCTCTTCTACTGGAGTGGAAATATTTCATGGCCGAGACAACGTCACATGCAGAG ACATATGTAAGATTGATGACACAATTTGTGGAAATGGATCCTGCCTCCATGAAGCCAGTGGCCATTACTGTGCATGCTCTGCAGGCTTTACTAACTACGGCAACAAAAAGGGTCGTTGTACTG agcTTCACTGTGGTTTTTTCAAGGATATGAACAATCTTACGGAG AAATTTGACATGGTTCAAAATGATACGAAGAAACTGAGTGAAAGTTGTCTGAAGCTCTCAGGAAGTGAAGATGCAAAGGAGCTCAATGGAGACGACTTACTAACG CTTCTGCTCTCTGTGATCGACCAGCTCCTGTCTGCTGGATCTGTCAAAGGCAACAGGAAAATCTCCACATTTTTAGACGTGGTGGAACAAGTTTTAAGGTTCATTGGACCTTTAATTAAAACACCAGTAACTAAAAGATCCACCAATCACACAG AACTGGAGCTGCTGGTACATACTGGGTCGGTTATACCTCAAGAATTAAAGACTTTGTCGTCTAAACATGGTAAAGTGGATATCAAGATGAAAGAAGCTGCAGGAAATCTCTCATCTTATCCgg GATTTACAACAGTTTCGCTGCTGAGCTATTCAAACCTGGAAGAATCTGCAAAAGGTTTCTATAGTGGGATGAAAAAGAATGAGAGCCAGAGCTTTAAGATAAACTCCAAAGTGGTGACTGTCATTGTTAGCAATACAGACACAAAACACCTGAACGAATCAGTCAATATAACTTTATATCACCTTGAA TCAAATCAAACTCTCCACACCTGTGTGTTTTGGGATTCCTCTAAGGATGGAGGGGGGTGGTCTGATCGCGGCTGCAGTTTGGCGGAGTCCAACCCAAATTACACTGTGTGTTCCTGTAACCACCTGAGCAGCTTCGCTGTGCTCTTGGCCCTCTATGAGATAGag AGCACTTTTGAGTTGCTGCTGATCTCCTGGATAGGCCTGTCCCTTTCATTAATTTGCCTGTTCTTCTGCATCCTGACCTTCTCAATGATTCAGTCTATCAAAAGCCCAAGAACAACCATCCACCTTCACCTCTGCATCAGCCTTTTTATTGCAACTCTTATCTTTCTCGCTGGCATCTCTCAGACACAGAACAAG GTTGGCTGTGCAGTAGTTGCAGGGATGCTGCACTTCTTCTACCTGGCCGCATTCTGCTGGATGTGTCTGGAGGGAGTCCAGCTCTTCAGGATGGTGGTCCTGGTCTTCAACACCAACTTTAAAACCAGCTACATGATGGCAGGGGGCTACGGAGTTCCTGCTGCAATTGTTGCTGTCACTGCATTGATCAATAGAGATGGATACGGCACTAAGAAATA TTGCTGGCTAAACTTGGATTTGATTTGGAGTGTCTATGGCCCTGTCTGTGTCATCATTACT gtaaacattttcttcttccttatCACTGTGTGGAAGTTGGCCCAGAAGTTTTCAAGTTTAAACCCTGACCTGGATAGCTTGCATAAAATCAA GGCGTTCACCATTACTGCAGTGGCTCAGCTCTGTGTACTCGGCATCACGTGGATCTCTGGGTGTTTCCAGTTAAACAAGAATACAATAGCAATGTCTTATCTCTTCACCCTTTTTGGCAGCCTTCAAGGTGTTATGCTCTTTGTCATGCACTGTCTATTTTCCAAACAG GTGAGGGAAGAGTATGAAAACATTCTTTCTCAACTACGTGCACCTCGGAAGAGAGAATACTCTGAGTTCAACTACTCAAGCAAAGCTAAT GCGTCCAGAAGTACCCAGGACACGGGAGAGTCTCACATTTAA